The proteins below come from a single Ruficoccus amylovorans genomic window:
- a CDS encoding BMC domain-containing protein: protein MAKQAIGMIETKGLISLLEATDAALKSADVTLAGWEKIGSGIVTGFFAGDVAAVKAAVDAGAEAASAVGQVVGVQVIPRPHDDLSKLGPWIS from the coding sequence ATCGGCATGATCGAAACCAAGGGCCTGATCAGCCTGCTCGAAGCCACTGACGCCGCCCTCAAGTCGGCCGACGTCACTCTCGCCGGCTGGGAAAAGATCGGCAGCGGGATCGTTACGGGCTTCTTCGCCGGAGACGTCGCCGCGGTCAAGGCCGCCGTTGACGCTGGTGCTGAAGCCGCCTCGGCGGTCGGCCAGGTGGTCGGCGTCCAGGTGATTCCCCGCCCGCACGACGACCTCTCCAAGCTCGGCCCCTGGATCAGCTAA
- a CDS encoding acetate kinase produces MKILVANLGSTSFKYRLFKFGAGEETLLAKGGYERVEDHGAVIEDCLKVLQEQGHLDSVEDLDAVGFKTVLGKNLSGCVEADDKVLEALAGFEAIAPAHNPAYANGIRQFARVMPGVTRVALFETAFYQWMSEAACRYAVPESWYELGVRRYGFHGASHKFVAERSAQLLGRDDVAEKVQRLYQKGDTAVERPLRIISCHLGGSSSITGICNGVAIGSSMGFSPQGGLPQNNRVGDLDSMAVPYMAKVGGLSIDEIERQMTKEGGLLGLSGVSNDLRDLIEAADDGNQRARLAIDVLIHSIRQWAGGFFWQMGGIDAIAFTGGIGENNAALRAAVCAGLEPFGLKIDPAANDSLKGEGNISVPGSSIPALVIPANEELVVAREVHRFMEARLTPAS; encoded by the coding sequence GTGAAAATTCTCGTCGCAAATCTCGGCTCGACCTCGTTCAAGTACCGGCTGTTCAAGTTCGGTGCGGGCGAGGAAACCCTCTTGGCAAAAGGGGGCTACGAGCGCGTGGAGGACCACGGTGCCGTTATCGAGGACTGCTTGAAAGTCCTTCAGGAGCAGGGGCACCTCGACAGCGTGGAGGATCTGGATGCGGTCGGCTTCAAGACCGTGCTGGGCAAAAACCTCAGCGGTTGCGTCGAGGCGGACGACAAGGTACTGGAGGCCCTGGCGGGCTTCGAGGCCATCGCCCCGGCGCACAATCCGGCCTATGCGAACGGCATCCGCCAGTTCGCCCGGGTCATGCCCGGCGTCACCCGTGTCGCCCTGTTCGAGACGGCTTTCTACCAGTGGATGAGCGAGGCGGCCTGCCGCTACGCCGTCCCCGAAAGCTGGTACGAACTGGGCGTGCGCCGTTACGGCTTCCACGGGGCCAGCCACAAATTTGTGGCGGAGCGCTCCGCGCAATTGCTCGGACGCGACGATGTGGCCGAGAAGGTCCAGCGCCTGTATCAGAAAGGTGATACAGCGGTCGAACGACCGCTGCGCATCATTTCCTGCCACCTCGGCGGCAGCAGCTCGATCACGGGTATCTGTAACGGCGTGGCCATCGGCTCCAGCATGGGCTTCTCGCCTCAGGGCGGGTTGCCGCAAAACAACCGTGTGGGCGACCTCGACTCGATGGCCGTCCCGTACATGGCCAAGGTCGGCGGTCTCTCCATCGACGAGATTGAGCGGCAGATGACAAAAGAGGGCGGCCTGCTCGGCCTCTCCGGCGTCAGCAACGACCTGCGCGACCTGATCGAAGCTGCCGACGACGGCAACCAGCGCGCGCGCCTGGCGATCGACGTTCTCATCCACAGCATCCGGCAGTGGGCGGGCGGCTTTTTCTGGCAGATGGGCGGCATCGACGCCATCGCCTTTACCGGCGGTATCGGCGAGAACAACGCAGCCCTGCGAGCCGCCGTTTGCGCGGGATTGGAGCCCTTCGGGTTAAAAATCGACCCCGCCGCCAACGATTCACTCAAGGGCGAGGGGAATATCTCCGTACCCGGCTCAAGCATCCCGGCGCTCGTCATCCCGGCCAACGAAGAACTCGTCGTTGCCCGCGAAGTTCACCGCTTCATGGAGGCCCGGCTCACCCCGGCCTCGTAA
- a CDS encoding BMC domain-containing protein has product MSQALGLLETKGLISLVQGVDAMLKAANVELVGPMKSVGSALVSATIVGDVAAVKAAIDAGAQSASAFGEVVSAHVIARPAEELSKSILKAPAAKK; this is encoded by the coding sequence ATGTCCCAAGCACTCGGACTCCTCGAAACCAAAGGTCTTATCTCGCTCGTGCAGGGCGTTGATGCCATGCTCAAGGCTGCCAATGTCGAATTGGTCGGCCCGATGAAAAGCGTCGGCAGCGCGCTGGTCAGCGCGACGATCGTCGGTGATGTCGCCGCGGTCAAGGCCGCCATCGACGCCGGTGCCCAGTCGGCTTCCGCCTTCGGCGAAGTCGTCAGCGCGCACGTCATCGCCCGCCCGGCTGAAGAGCTGAGCAAGAGCATCCTCAAGGCCCCCGCCGCGAAGAAGTAA
- a CDS encoding EutN/CcmL family microcompartment protein, with protein MFLAKVIGHVVSTKKDPAMKGQRLLVLRPQVVDPENPGQLRDGSNTVVAVDRLGAGTGEMVLFCSGSSARQTDGMKQLPVDAAVIGIVDTVDVLGQQLYKDKPGA; from the coding sequence ATGTTTCTCGCCAAAGTCATCGGCCACGTCGTTTCGACGAAAAAAGACCCCGCCATGAAGGGGCAGCGGCTGCTTGTCCTGAGGCCCCAGGTGGTCGATCCGGAAAATCCCGGCCAGCTCCGCGACGGCTCAAACACGGTGGTCGCGGTGGACCGGCTCGGTGCCGGTACCGGCGAGATGGTGCTGTTCTGCTCGGGCAGTTCCGCCCGTCAGACCGACGGCATGAAACAGTTGCCGGTCGATGCCGCCGTGATCGGTATTGTGGACACGGTCGATGTGCTCGGCCAGCAGCTCTACAAGGACAAGCCCGGAGCATAA
- a CDS encoding aldehyde dehydrogenase family protein, protein MSLNIDEATLKSVVEDVLKKLGQQAAAAPAKGSDCGCSKSSSKGRDGVFQDAGEAAEAASHAQKQLRKLGIAGRAKIVNIVKRTCAEKAEEWGKLEFEETKIGRLEHKVAKLAGIPGVPGVEWLAPRGMSGDHGITMEENTPFGVVGGITPVTHSIPTISCNIVSMVAAGNGVVFNAHPGGARCAAEAIRHYNRLFKAEVGIENLVTIIEKPTLESFESLCKSPHVDILCVTGGPGVVKAAMASGKRAICAGPGNPPVVVDESANLAKAARDIILGGAFDNNLLCVGEKQIFVLDKIYGAFLQAFKDAGAVQINDAQLAKLTEAAFTYKKDGGGCSHPVLNRDLVGADATRLAEVAGASCSASTQLLFAETDADHPFVMEEQMMPMVPVVRVRDIEEAIELARVSEHGYKHSSMIHSLNVEHMGMMARALDSTVFVKNGSCLAGLGTGGEGYSSFSIATTTGEGITTPDTFTRRRRCVMVDNLQMY, encoded by the coding sequence ATGAGCCTGAATATTGACGAAGCCACGCTCAAGTCCGTCGTCGAAGACGTTCTGAAAAAACTCGGCCAACAGGCCGCCGCCGCTCCCGCCAAGGGTTCCGATTGCGGCTGCTCGAAGTCGTCCTCCAAGGGGCGCGACGGCGTCTTTCAGGATGCGGGCGAGGCGGCCGAGGCCGCTTCCCACGCCCAGAAGCAATTGCGCAAGCTCGGCATCGCCGGACGCGCCAAGATCGTCAATATCGTCAAGCGCACCTGCGCCGAAAAGGCGGAAGAGTGGGGCAAGCTCGAGTTCGAGGAAACCAAGATCGGTCGCCTGGAGCACAAGGTGGCCAAGCTCGCCGGTATCCCCGGTGTGCCCGGTGTCGAGTGGCTTGCCCCGCGCGGCATGAGCGGCGACCACGGCATCACGATGGAGGAAAACACGCCCTTCGGCGTCGTTGGCGGCATCACGCCGGTCACGCACTCCATCCCCACCATCAGTTGCAACATCGTCAGCATGGTGGCCGCGGGGAATGGCGTGGTCTTCAACGCGCACCCCGGCGGCGCGCGTTGCGCGGCGGAGGCGATCCGCCACTACAACCGGCTTTTCAAGGCCGAGGTCGGGATCGAAAACCTCGTCACTATCATTGAAAAGCCTACGCTCGAATCTTTTGAATCTCTGTGCAAATCGCCCCACGTGGACATCCTCTGCGTGACGGGCGGTCCCGGTGTGGTCAAGGCCGCGATGGCCAGCGGGAAGCGTGCCATCTGCGCCGGCCCGGGTAATCCGCCCGTCGTGGTGGATGAATCCGCCAACCTGGCCAAGGCCGCCCGGGATATTATTCTCGGTGGGGCGTTCGACAACAACCTGCTGTGCGTCGGTGAAAAGCAGATCTTCGTCCTGGACAAGATCTACGGCGCGTTCCTCCAGGCCTTCAAGGACGCCGGCGCGGTTCAGATCAACGACGCCCAACTGGCCAAGCTGACCGAAGCGGCCTTCACTTACAAAAAGGACGGCGGCGGCTGCTCGCACCCTGTTCTCAACCGCGACTTGGTCGGCGCCGACGCGACTCGCCTGGCCGAAGTGGCCGGTGCCAGTTGCTCCGCCAGCACGCAACTGCTCTTCGCCGAGACCGACGCGGACCACCCCTTTGTCATGGAAGAGCAGATGATGCCGATGGTCCCAGTTGTGCGTGTTCGGGACATCGAAGAAGCCATCGAGCTTGCCCGTGTATCCGAACATGGATACAAGCACTCTTCCATGATCCATTCGCTCAACGTCGAGCATATGGGCATGATGGCCCGCGCTCTCGACTCCACCGTTTTCGTGAAAAACGGCTCCTGCCTGGCCGGTCTGGGTACCGGAGGCGAAGGCTACTCCAGCTTCTCCATTGCCACCACCACCGGCGAGGGCATCACCACGCCGGACACCTTCACCCGCCGCCGCCGCTGCGTCATGGTGGACAACCTCCAGATGTATTAG
- a CDS encoding EutN/CcmL family microcompartment protein, translated as MILARVDGNITSTVCHPTLRGWRLLILQGIDEQGREKGDPVIAIDEHGAGFGDRVFYTTDGSSTREHVGNEHSPLRNMVMGIID; from the coding sequence ATGATCCTCGCTCGCGTAGACGGCAACATCACCTCGACGGTCTGTCATCCGACCTTGAGGGGATGGCGCCTGCTCATCCTGCAAGGCATCGACGAACAGGGTCGCGAAAAAGGCGATCCCGTTATTGCCATCGATGAGCACGGAGCAGGCTTTGGCGATCGGGTTTTTTACACCACGGACGGCAGCAGCACCCGCGAGCATGTGGGCAACGAGCATTCGCCGCTGCGCAACATGGTCATGGGGATTATCGATTAA
- a CDS encoding EutN/CcmL family microcompartment protein, whose translation MRLGRVIGRVTLSRQDPAFRGARWLIVSPMSRPQLSRPDEEIVSASASAVVYDDLGAGRGDIIGFVEGAEATAPFDRPTPIDAYNAAIIENLNYQPAN comes from the coding sequence ATGAGACTCGGACGCGTCATAGGCAGAGTGACCCTCAGCCGCCAGGACCCCGCCTTTCGCGGCGCGCGTTGGCTGATCGTCAGCCCCATGTCCCGCCCCCAGCTCAGCCGCCCGGATGAAGAAATCGTTTCGGCTTCGGCCTCCGCTGTTGTTTACGATGATCTCGGAGCGGGCCGGGGCGACATTATCGGCTTTGTCGAAGGGGCCGAGGCGACTGCGCCTTTTGACCGTCCCACTCCCATCGACGCCTACAACGCGGCTATCATCGAGAACCTGAATTACCAGCCCGCCAACTGA
- a CDS encoding class II aldolase/adducin family protein, producing the protein MKKVYTARDIAEIVAAGGDVTAIPTNAVVTPSARDAIREALKKGHTGKATAAAAKPAEPMVPDYEYHWVKGNDPKTPEAIQAFFNSPEIQVLKERMCDMGRRIWARSFCDGNGGNITIRVGDNLVLCTPTLISKGYIQPDEICMVDMDGKQVAGTRKRTSECNTHLAIMKATPEAKSCVHAHPIYATAFAVCGMVPPTCLIPEPEVFLGQIGLAPYETPGTPEMAETVGRLAPDHQSILMENHGVIVWGKDVEDAYWKMENTESYCQTVYVASQLGGMKTYGPQKLKDLMNIRTSLGMPEKRSDWKECELCDNAEFRPGVVCQADTGVINPMNFKPGGKDETEALVQKVTDMIMKQLGS; encoded by the coding sequence ATGAAGAAGGTTTACACAGCCAGAGACATTGCCGAAATCGTGGCCGCCGGTGGCGACGTCACCGCGATCCCCACAAATGCGGTGGTGACCCCTTCGGCCCGTGACGCGATCCGCGAAGCCCTGAAGAAGGGCCACACGGGCAAGGCTACCGCGGCCGCGGCCAAGCCCGCCGAGCCGATGGTGCCCGACTACGAGTACCACTGGGTGAAGGGCAACGACCCGAAGACCCCCGAGGCGATCCAGGCTTTCTTTAACTCGCCCGAAATCCAGGTGCTCAAGGAGCGCATGTGCGACATGGGCCGTCGCATCTGGGCCCGCAGCTTCTGCGACGGCAACGGCGGCAACATCACCATCCGCGTCGGCGACAACCTCGTGCTGTGCACGCCGACCCTGATCTCCAAGGGCTACATCCAGCCCGATGAAATCTGCATGGTGGACATGGACGGCAAGCAGGTTGCCGGTACCCGCAAGCGCACCAGCGAGTGCAACACGCACTTGGCTATCATGAAGGCTACGCCCGAGGCCAAGTCCTGCGTGCACGCGCACCCGATTTACGCCACCGCCTTCGCCGTGTGCGGGATGGTTCCGCCCACCTGTCTGATTCCCGAGCCGGAGGTCTTCCTCGGCCAGATTGGGCTTGCTCCCTACGAAACTCCCGGTACGCCCGAAATGGCTGAGACCGTGGGTCGTCTCGCTCCCGACCACCAGTCGATCCTGATGGAAAACCACGGGGTCATCGTCTGGGGCAAGGACGTGGAGGACGCCTACTGGAAGATGGAAAACACCGAGTCGTACTGCCAGACGGTTTACGTGGCCTCGCAACTCGGCGGCATGAAAACCTACGGCCCGCAGAAGCTCAAGGACCTGATGAACATCCGCACCAGCCTCGGAATGCCAGAAAAGCGCTCCGACTGGAAGGAATGCGAACTGTGCGACAATGCCGAGTTCCGCCCCGGCGTGGTTTGTCAGGCCGACACCGGCGTCATCAATCCGATGAACTTCAAGCCCGGCGGCAAGGACGAGACCGAAGCTCTCGTGCAAAAGGTCACGGACATGATTATGAAGCAGCTCGGCTCGTAA
- the dnaX gene encoding DNA polymerase III subunit gamma/tau, with protein sequence MAEAYQVIARRWRPKQFDELVGQEHIVRTLKNAIDSNRIAHAYLFVGPRGTGKTTTARIFAKALNAEGGPSATPDDTSDISKAIMDGSCMDVIEIDGASNNGVDQIRDLRQECQYSPAQGTYKIYIIDEVHMLSNQAWNALLKTLEEPPSHVKFIFATTEAHKVLPTVVSRCQRFEFRPIPDDKIAGKLGEIAKAESIDITPGALTTIARMADGGMRDAQSILDQLISFCGNKITDENVLDVYGLASEDDLKALTEAMAAAAHQPLFAAIERLASEGRDLYRLLLDIQRIVRQALLEAITGGGQTDMLGTPLTAESLTRMLDALQSAEHTVRQGLSQRVNFEVALLRAIDQSRSRAIDSLIKELSQLAAGLPEDAGQKKISPSLAPEKKVPAREKAPAVPGGRGETGPAAKPSADVGTAKSQSRPAQTPPPIVLPDAGSGASAPAGDGGVNAASKTSPDTPKGAGQGATASAASKKNREQAAPLPPIVLPGDDVPLEVLEAAAASAGEESGYSFDVEGDYSVPGVTEGMEFPGSKRFEAARESISPATLELLDERLRAVPKFLKKVPRPQKPEGQAAAAGALPEAEEIPVEEDELDES encoded by the coding sequence ATGGCAGAAGCCTACCAGGTCATCGCCCGCCGCTGGCGTCCCAAGCAGTTCGACGAGCTCGTCGGGCAGGAGCACATCGTGCGCACGCTCAAGAACGCCATCGACTCCAACCGCATCGCCCACGCCTACCTCTTTGTCGGCCCTCGCGGCACCGGCAAGACGACCACGGCCCGCATCTTTGCCAAGGCCCTCAATGCCGAGGGCGGCCCCAGTGCCACCCCGGATGATACCAGCGACATCAGCAAGGCCATCATGGACGGCTCCTGCATGGACGTGATCGAGATTGACGGTGCTTCGAACAACGGGGTGGACCAGATCCGCGACCTGCGCCAGGAGTGCCAGTACTCCCCGGCCCAGGGCACGTACAAGATCTACATCATCGACGAGGTGCACATGCTCTCGAACCAGGCCTGGAACGCCCTGCTCAAGACTCTGGAGGAGCCGCCCAGCCACGTGAAGTTCATCTTCGCCACGACCGAGGCCCACAAGGTGCTGCCGACGGTCGTTTCGCGCTGCCAGCGTTTCGAGTTCCGGCCCATCCCCGATGACAAAATCGCGGGCAAGCTCGGCGAAATCGCCAAGGCCGAGTCCATCGACATCACCCCCGGCGCGCTGACCACTATCGCCCGCATGGCCGATGGCGGGATGCGGGACGCCCAGTCGATCCTCGACCAGCTCATTTCTTTCTGTGGCAACAAGATCACCGACGAGAATGTGCTCGACGTTTACGGGCTCGCCTCGGAGGACGACCTCAAGGCCCTGACCGAGGCCATGGCTGCCGCCGCGCACCAGCCGCTTTTCGCCGCCATTGAGCGTCTCGCCAGCGAGGGCCGCGACCTCTACCGCCTGCTGCTGGACATCCAGCGGATCGTGCGTCAGGCGCTGCTGGAGGCGATCACCGGGGGCGGGCAAACCGACATGCTCGGCACGCCGCTCACCGCTGAATCGCTCACACGCATGCTCGACGCGCTCCAATCCGCCGAGCACACCGTGCGTCAGGGACTTTCGCAGCGGGTCAACTTCGAGGTCGCGCTCCTGCGGGCCATTGACCAGAGCAGGTCCCGAGCGATCGATTCGCTGATTAAAGAACTTTCCCAGCTTGCAGCCGGCCTCCCTGAGGATGCCGGCCAAAAAAAAATAAGCCCATCGCTCGCGCCTGAAAAAAAGGTGCCCGCCCGCGAAAAAGCCCCCGCTGTGCCGGGCGGACGGGGTGAAACTGGCCCCGCCGCGAAGCCGTCGGCGGATGTCGGTACGGCCAAGTCTCAATCCAGGCCCGCCCAAACGCCGCCGCCCATTGTGTTGCCTGATGCCGGCTCCGGGGCTTCTGCTCCGGCTGGCGACGGCGGCGTGAACGCGGCGTCCAAGACCTCGCCGGATACGCCCAAGGGGGCAGGGCAGGGGGCGACTGCCTCGGCCGCGAGCAAGAAAAACCGCGAGCAGGCTGCGCCTCTGCCCCCGATTGTGCTTCCCGGTGACGATGTGCCGCTGGAGGTGTTGGAGGCTGCTGCTGCTTCGGCGGGGGAGGAGAGCGGTTACAGCTTTGATGTGGAGGGCGACTATTCCGTCCCCGGGGTGACCGAAGGGATGGAATTCCCCGGCAGCAAGCGCTTCGAAGCCGCTCGCGAGAGTATTTCCCCGGCCACGCTGGAGTTGCTTGACGAGCGGTTGCGGGCCGTGCCCAAGTTTTTGAAAAAAGTACCCCGCCCACAGAAGCCGGAAGGTCAGGCTGCTGCCGCCGGAGCCTTGCCGGAAGCGGAGGAAATCCCGGTCGAGGAAGACGAGTTAGACGAGTCCTGA
- the cysC gene encoding adenylyl-sulfate kinase, translating into MTAKPQEHLYPQFEKMLSRREREERLGQRAHVFWLYGLSGSGKSTLAIALEKTLFAQGRVVQVLDGDNIRTGLNSNLGFSDEDRLENIRRIAHVARLYADSGLIVITSFITPRAELRQLAREIVGPADFSDVYVKASYEACASRDPKGLYAKVKAGEVKQFTGKDSGFEEPAAPDLLIDTERETVEQSLQRLLDYTTPRISL; encoded by the coding sequence ATGACAGCCAAGCCACAGGAGCACCTATATCCTCAGTTCGAGAAAATGCTGTCCCGTCGCGAGCGGGAGGAGCGTCTGGGGCAGCGGGCACATGTTTTCTGGCTCTACGGGCTGTCGGGCTCGGGGAAAAGCACGCTGGCTATCGCGCTGGAGAAGACCCTTTTTGCGCAGGGGCGGGTCGTTCAGGTGCTCGACGGCGACAACATCCGCACCGGGCTCAACAGCAACCTCGGCTTCAGCGACGAGGACCGGCTCGAGAACATCCGCCGCATCGCCCATGTGGCCCGCCTGTACGCGGACTCGGGGCTGATCGTGATCACGTCCTTTATCACGCCGCGCGCGGAGCTGCGCCAGCTGGCCCGCGAGATCGTCGGCCCGGCGGACTTTTCGGATGTTTACGTAAAAGCCTCCTACGAGGCCTGTGCCAGCCGAGACCCCAAGGGGCTTTACGCCAAAGTCAAGGCAGGGGAGGTTAAGCAGTTCACGGGGAAAGACTCCGGCTTTGAAGAGCCAGCGGCCCCCGACCTGCTCATCGACACCGAGCGCGAAACCGTCGAGCAGAGCCTGCAAAGGTTGCTCGACTATACCACCCCGAGGATCAGCCTGTGA
- the cysD gene encoding sulfate adenylyltransferase subunit CysD has translation MHTYRINHLKQLESESIYVLREFAAQFEKPVLLFSGGKDSIVMAWLARKAFWPARMPFPLMHVDTGHNFDETMDYRDRFIADIRADLIVASVQESIDKGRVVEEKGPKASRNGLQTVTLLDALEQHGFDAALGGGRRDEEKARAKERFFSHRDEFGQWDPKNQRPELWNIFNGRKQHGEHFRVFPLSNWTEMDIWQYIKQENIPLPSLYFAHEREVFVRDGTLLAKTDFISLLPEEEPTLERKTVRFRTIGDATCTGATLSSASTLDDIIEEVAAARQTERGGRADDRRSETAMEDRKKQGYF, from the coding sequence ATGCACACGTACCGCATCAATCACCTCAAGCAGCTCGAATCCGAGTCGATCTACGTCTTGCGCGAGTTCGCCGCCCAGTTCGAAAAGCCGGTCCTGCTCTTCTCCGGGGGCAAGGACTCCATCGTCATGGCCTGGCTGGCCCGCAAGGCGTTCTGGCCCGCACGCATGCCGTTCCCGCTCATGCACGTGGACACGGGGCACAACTTTGACGAAACGATGGACTACCGCGACCGGTTCATCGCCGACATCCGCGCCGACCTGATCGTGGCCTCCGTGCAGGAGTCCATCGACAAGGGCCGTGTGGTCGAGGAAAAAGGCCCCAAGGCCAGCCGCAACGGTCTCCAGACCGTGACCCTGCTTGACGCGCTTGAGCAGCACGGCTTCGACGCCGCCCTCGGCGGTGGCCGCCGCGACGAGGAAAAGGCCCGCGCCAAGGAACGCTTTTTCTCCCATCGCGACGAGTTCGGTCAGTGGGACCCGAAGAACCAGCGCCCCGAGCTGTGGAACATCTTCAATGGCCGCAAGCAACACGGGGAGCATTTCCGCGTCTTCCCGCTCTCCAACTGGACCGAGATGGACATCTGGCAGTACATCAAGCAGGAGAACATCCCGCTGCCGAGCCTCTACTTCGCCCACGAACGCGAAGTCTTTGTGCGCGACGGCACGCTCCTGGCCAAGACGGACTTCATCTCGCTGCTGCCGGAGGAGGAGCCCACGCTGGAGCGCAAGACCGTGCGCTTCCGCACTATCGGGGATGCCACCTGTACCGGGGCCACGCTTTCGAGCGCCTCGACCCTCGACGACATCATCGAGGAGGTGGCCGCTGCCCGCCAGACCGAGCGTGGTGGACGCGCCGACGACCGCCGCTCCGAGACCGCTATGGAAGACCGTAAAAAGCAGGGTTACTTCTAG
- a CDS encoding sulfate adenylyltransferase subunit 1: MSDERGYLDMDLLRFTTAGSVDDGKSTLIGRLLYDSKNIFEDQLEAVEASSRQHGDEQVNLALLTDGLRAEREQGITIDVAYRYFATPKRKFIIADTPGHIQYTRNMVTGASTANLAIILIDARKGVIEQTCRHAFIASLLRIQHITVCVNKMDLVDWDESVYNKIVQDFKNFASRLDSVVEVTFIPISALLGDNVVDKSEHMPWYQGPTLLYHLETVYIGSDANHVDARFPVQWVIRPHSKEYHDFRGYAGRVAGGVFKPGDEVTVLPSGFTTHIKAIHSMGEELDEAFHPESVTFTLTDEIDISRGDMLVKPNNQPEVGQDIDAMICWFSDTKKLAGRGKYVLRHTTREVKAIVKDILYKVNINTLHKIEDDIEFSLNDIGRIRLRTSNPLFYDGYKRNRQTGSFILIDEFTNETVAAGMIL; the protein is encoded by the coding sequence ATGTCAGACGAACGTGGATACCTTGATATGGACCTGCTACGCTTCACCACGGCGGGCAGCGTTGACGACGGCAAGAGCACCCTCATCGGGCGCCTGCTCTACGACAGCAAGAACATCTTTGAAGACCAGCTCGAAGCGGTCGAGGCCAGCAGCCGCCAGCACGGCGATGAGCAGGTGAACCTCGCACTGCTCACCGACGGCCTGCGTGCCGAGCGCGAGCAGGGCATCACCATCGATGTGGCCTATCGCTACTTTGCCACGCCGAAGCGCAAGTTCATCATCGCCGACACGCCCGGCCACATCCAGTACACCCGCAACATGGTGACCGGCGCCTCCACGGCGAACCTCGCCATCATCCTGATCGACGCCCGCAAGGGCGTAATCGAGCAGACCTGCCGCCACGCCTTTATCGCCAGCCTGCTGCGCATCCAGCACATCACGGTCTGCGTCAACAAGATGGACCTGGTGGACTGGGACGAGAGCGTTTACAACAAGATCGTTCAGGACTTTAAAAACTTCGCCTCCCGCCTCGACAGCGTGGTTGAGGTCACCTTTATCCCGATCAGCGCACTGCTCGGCGACAACGTGGTGGACAAGTCCGAGCACATGCCCTGGTACCAGGGGCCGACACTGCTCTATCATTTGGAGACGGTTTACATCGGCTCGGACGCGAACCACGTGGACGCGCGTTTCCCGGTACAGTGGGTCATTCGCCCGCACTCCAAGGAGTACCACGACTTCCGCGGTTACGCCGGGCGCGTGGCCGGAGGCGTCTTCAAGCCCGGCGACGAGGTGACGGTGCTGCCCTCGGGCTTTACCACCCACATCAAGGCCATCCACAGCATGGGCGAGGAGTTGGACGAGGCATTCCACCCCGAGTCGGTTACCTTCACCCTGACGGATGAGATCGACATCAGCCGGGGCGACATGCTGGTCAAGCCGAACAACCAGCCTGAGGTCGGTCAGGACATCGACGCGATGATCTGCTGGTTCTCCGACACGAAGAAGCTCGCCGGGCGGGGCAAGTACGTGCTGCGCCACACGACCAGGGAGGTCAAAGCCATCGTCAAGGATATCCTCTACAAGGTGAACATCAACACCCTGCACAAGATCGAGGACGACATTGAGTTCAGTCTGAACGACATCGGGCGTATCCGCCTGCGTACGTCGAATCCGCTCTTTTACGACGGTTACAAGCGCAACCGCCAGACCGGCAGCTTCATCCTCATCGACGAGTTTACCAACGAAACCGTCGCCGCCGGGATGATCCTCTAG